A DNA window from Phragmites australis chromosome 11, lpPhrAust1.1, whole genome shotgun sequence contains the following coding sequences:
- the LOC133885756 gene encoding UDP-D-xylose:L-fucose alpha-1,3-D-xylosyltransferase MGP4-like, whose protein sequence is MSLHQRPHQKPPAAGDSLPVSSSAAATSRPLPLLALPYLFSLLAILLFAALLLPWGPSAARSSSSPWRAYTLQEAAAFAAAAGNGTVLLAAISRPYLPFLSNWLISVRRAGRADQVLVVAEDYETLERINAAWPGHAVLVPPALDAQAAHKFGSQGFFNFTSRRPRHLLQILELGYSVMYNDVDMVWLTDPFPYLVGDHDVYFMDDMTPVKPLDHSHELPPPGKKGRTYICSCMIFLRPTEGAKLLLRKWIEELKEQPWSKQRKSNDQPAFNWALNKTAGQVDVYLLPQSAFPTGGLYFKNKTWVEETKGKQVIIHNNYITGFEKKIKRFRDHGLWLVDEHSDESPLGRI, encoded by the exons ATGTCGCTCCACCAGCGGCCGCACCAGAagccgccggccgccggcgaCTCCCTCCCCGTCTCCTCCTCTGCCGCCGCTACCTCCCGCCCGCTCCCCCTCCTCGCGCTCCCCtacctcttctccctcctcgccatcctcctcttcgccgccctcctcctcccctggGGCCCCTCCGCcgcgcgctcctcctcctccccgtggCGCGCCTACACGCTCCAGGAGGCcgccgccttcgccgccgccgcgggcaaCGGCACCGTTCTCCTCGCCGCCATCTCCAGGCCTTATCTCCCTTTCCTCTCCAACTGGCTCATCAGCGtccgccgcgccggccgcgCGGACCAGGTGCTCGTCGTCGCCGAGGACTACGAGACCCTCGAGAGGATCAACGCTGCGTGGCCTGGGCACGCCGTCCTCGTGCCACCGGCGCTCGACGCCCAAGCTGCCCACAAGTTCGGGTCCCAG GGGTTCTTCAACTTCACCTCGCGGCGGCCGCGGCACCTGCTGCAGATTCTTGAGCTGGGCTACAGCGTCATGTACAACGACGTCGACATGGTGTGGCTCACCGACCCGTTCCCGTACCTCGTTGGCGATCATGACGTGTACTTCATGGACGATATGACTCCT GTGAAACCACTCGATCATTCACATGAGCTGCCACCGCCAGGGAAGAAAGGGCGGACATATATTTGCAGCTGCATGATCTTCCTCCGTCCGACGGAAGGTGCGAAGTTGCTGCTAAGGAAGTGGATTGAGGAGCTCAAGGAGCAGCCCTGGTCGAAGCAGAGGAAATCAAATGATCAACCAGCTTTCAACTGGGCTTTGAACAAGACTGCTGGGCAG GTTGATGTGTACCTGCTGCCTCAGTCTGCATTTCCAACTGGAGGCCTGTATTTCAAGAATAAAACATGGGTCGAGGAGACGAAGGGCAAGCAAGTCATTATACATAATAACTACATCACAGGGTTTGAAAAGAAGATAAAACGGTTCCGAGACCATGGGCTGTGGTTGGTAGATGAACACAGCGATGAGTCACCACTTGGTAGAATATGA
- the LOC133885757 gene encoding uncharacterized protein LOC133885757, whose protein sequence is MGPASSAFLYILGAPACMSARNKLLSPLWIPITRTRNSMGQGAAKAKQGGEQDQTLRTDKDKNSAHRSRDADELIEFMKGHYKDKVQHVKTFDDFYHAIYELIQMFCESRGQLQYKIPSREELEIQYLKAHPSGDANLTEKQFLEIAKGIVKLDSFTFGKATWDIIVVLFGLPVCALLTKTYIPGLKSISDDIVIPAATSGAVVYLAKTNKL, encoded by the exons ATGGGGCCAGCGTCATCAGCCTTCTT ATATATACTCGGTGCCCCTGCCTGCATGAGCGCACGCAACAAACTACTTTCTCCCTTGTGGATTCCGATTACAAGAACTCGAAACTCCATGGGCCAAGGAGCTGCGAAGGCGAAGCAAG GGGGAGAGCAGGATCAGACGCTGAGGACCGACAAGGACAAGAACAGCGCGCACAGATCCCGTGACGCGGATGAACTCATCGAGTTCATGAAGGGGCACTACAAGGACAAAGTGCAGCATGTAAAAACCTTCGATGACTTCTACCATGCCATTTACGAGCTCATCCA AATGTTTTGTGAGAGCCGTGGGCAGCTGCAGTACAAGATACCATCGAGGGAGGAACTCGAAATACAGTACCTG AAGGCTCACCCCTCGGGAGACGCAAATCTGACCGAGAAGCAGTTCCTGGAAATCGCCAAGGGGATCGTCAAGCTGGACAGCTTCACCTTCGGCAAGGCCACCTGGGACATCATCGTCGTCCTCTTCGGACTGCCGGTGTGCGCGCTCCTCACCAAGACGTATATCCCCGGCCTCAAGTCCATATCCGACGACATTGTCATCCCGGCGGCTACCTCCGGCGCCGTCGTGTACCTCGCCAAGACGAACAAGCTGTGA
- the LOC133884376 gene encoding UDP-sulfoquinovose synthase, chloroplastic-like: MRMAHLIINCSFSPSPAVKTSSGSPSYCRNVVQLQNSKSSNLLLKSCSKGQRKSYVTRSSAAVQGKTQTPLTSSQQASGHSSSKPKKVMVIGGDGYCGWATALHLSNKGHEVAIVDNLVRRLFDHQLGLDSLTPIASIQNRIRRWKSLTGKTIQLYIGDICDFEFLSEAFKSFEPDAAVHFGEQRSAPYSMIDRSRAVYTQHNNVVGTLNVLFAIKEYSEECHLVKLGTMGEYGTPNIDIEEGFITITHNGRTDTLPYPKQASSFYHLSKVHDSHNIAFTCKAWGIRATDLNQGVVYGVRTDETAMHEELSNRFDYDGVFGTALNRFCVQAAVGHPLTVYGKGGQTRGYLDIRDTVQCVELAIANPAKPGEFRVFNQFTEQFSVNELAKLVTAAGAKLGLDVQTKSVPNPRVEAEEHYYNAKHTKLIELGLVPHLLSDSLLDSVLNFAIQYKDRVDTAQIMPSVSWKKMGAKPRTVSV; encoded by the exons ATGAGAATGGCACATTTGATCATCAACTGTAGTTTCAGCCCATCTCCTGCTGTTAAGACATCCTCAGGATCTCCTAGTTATTGCCGTAATGTTGTCCAGTTACAAAATTCGAAATCTTCAAATCTGTTACTCAAATCTTGTTCCAAGGGACAAAGGAAATCATATGTTACCCGCTCTAGTGCTGCTGTACAAGGAAAGACACAAACACCTCTTACCAGTAGCCAGCAAGCATCTGGACATTCATCCTCCAAACCTAAAAAAGTAATGGTTATTGGTGGAGATGGATACTGTGGGTGGGCAACAGCTCTTCATCTCTCCAACAAAGGTCACGAGGTTGCTATTGTTGACAATCTTGTTCGTCGCCTTTTTGATCACCAGCTTGGTCTTGATTCCCTTACTCCCATAGCTTCCATCCAAAATCGCATCCGTAGATGGAAGTCTCTCACTGGAAAGACAATTCAGCTCTATATTGGTGACATATGTGATTTTGAATTCCTCTCAGAAGCCTTCAAGTCTTTTGAGCCAGATGCTGCTGTCCACTTTGGTGAGCAAAGATCAGCACCATACTCTATGATTGATCGTTCACGGGCAGTCTACACCCAGCATAATAATGTTGTTGGAACACTTAATGTCTTGTTTGCCATTAAGGAGTACAGTGAAGAGTGCCATCTGGTTAAGCTAGGAACTATGGGTGAGTACGGAACACCTAATATTGATATCGAGGAGGGGTTTATCACTATTACCCACAATGGAAGAACCGACACCCTGCCTTACCCAAAGCAAGCGAGCTCCTTCTACCATCTAAGCAAAGTGCATGACTCCCACAACATAGCATTTACTTGCAAGGCTTGGGGTATAAGGGCCACAGATCTTAACCAAGGCGTAGTTTATGGAGTTAGAACAGATGAAACtgcaatgcatgaagagctATCCAACAGGTTTGACTATGATGGCGTCTTTGGGACAGCACTAAATAGGTTCTGTGTTCAGGCTGCTGTAGGGCATCCACTTACAGTTTACGGAAAAGGTGGTCAG ACCCGTGGATATCTGGACATCAGGGACACTGTGCAGTGTGTTGAGCTAGCAATAGCCAACCCAGCCAAACCTGGCGAGTTCAGAGTCTTCAACCAGTTCACCGAGCAGTTCTCCGTCAACGAGCTAGCAAAGCTGGTCACCGCAGCTGGAGCGAAGCTCGGACTGGATGTGCAGACCAAATCGGTGCCCAACCCGCGAGTAGAAGCCGAAGAGCACTACTACAATGCCAAGCACACGAAGCTCATCGAACTCGGCCTGGTGCCTCACCTGCTCTCGGACTCCCTGCTTGACTCGGTTCTCAACTTTGCCATCCAGTACAAGGACAGGGTCGACACGGCTCAGATCATGCCGAGCGTGTCGTGGAAGAAGATGGGCGCAAAGCCACGGACGGTCTCCGTTTAG
- the LOC133885607 gene encoding uncharacterized protein LOC133885607: MVAIHLYCLLLPEGRWPPTSLPASPAPAPLPSPPWKPLRGIQGQNRPPSAIFGSPPHRACRPSAMSLVNLHVPSRFFLALLSSAPISSLLAMAPPSQRRRFFRARFRAEVASRLRGQLRPTSIRLFLEWLLLGRSLSADVRRWPPRFVAASPSHGVLTWPVSSAQSAARYSNQLEGPKGAKPNFGHALKIRPPFGLRSKFGHVPKNLAGQNFL; this comes from the exons ATGGTCGCCATCCACCTGTATTGCCTTCTCCTCCCTGAAGGGCGATGGCCGCCTACGTCCCTGCCGGCCTCTCCCGCTCCCGCCCCGCTACCTTCTCCCCCATGGAAGCCTCTTCGCGGCATCCAGGGGCAAAATCGCCCACCAAGCGCTATATTTGGCTCCCCTCCCCACCGAGCCTGCCGACCGTCCGCGATGTCCCTCGTCAACCTCCACGTCCCCTCCCGATTCTTCCTCGCGTTGCTCTCCTCCGCTCCCATCTCCTCGCTCCTAGCGATGGCGCCCCCCTCCCAGCGACGACGCTTCTTCCGTGCCCGATTTAGGGCTGAGGTGGCCTCTCGACTACGCGGCCAGCTGCGGCCCACCTCCATCCGTCTGTTCCTTGAG TGGTTACTGTTGGGGCGTTCGCTCTCCGCTGATGTACGCCGGTGGCCGCCGAGGTTTGTCGCTGCCAGTCCGTCCCATGGGGTGCTTACATGGCCTGTATCATCCGCTCAATCTG CAGCCAGGTACTCAAATCAATTAGAG GGGCCAAAGGGAGCCAAGCCAAATTTTGGCCATGCTCTGAAAATTAGGCCTCCGTTTGGTTTGAGGTCAAAATTTGGTCATGTCCCGAAAAATTTGGCTGGCCAAAATTTTTTATAG